Below is a genomic region from Desulfuromonas sp..
CCCGGGACCTTCAGGACTATGTTCGCCCAGCCGTCGATATTTACGAGACCGCCGAGGGATTGACCCTTGTTGCCGACATGCCCGGCGTGGCCAAGGAACATCTCAATGTCGATATCGACAAGGGGGTCCTGACCCTGCGAGGGCATGCCGAGGGGATGGCGACAGGCGAAGATCTTCACCGTGAATTCGCCCTCGGAACCTATTTTCGCCAATTCGAGATTCCCGACGAGATCGATTTGAAAAGCGTCTCCGCCGAGTTCAAGGACGGCGTGTTGACCCTGAGTCTGCCCAAGGCCCTGGCGGCCCGGCCGCGAAAGATCCCCATCTTGACCCACTGAGAATGAGCCGCAACGGCCTGAGCGAGACCAGGGCGCGTCAGGAAGCCCTTTCCCTTTTTGGGCCCCGGCACCGCCGACGGCAATGGGTCAAAACAAGGCCGATTACAGGTGAAGCTCGACCAGTTCCTCGATCAGTTCCCCGATCGTCGTCCTGCGGGTTGCGGCGGTGATTTTGAGCCGGAGATGGAGGTCTTCCCGGATGTTTGCGGTCAGCCGCACGTCGCCTTCGGGGACTTGGCCGGAGCCCTTTTTCGCTGCGGACTTGCGCCGGGGTGGAGAAGGCGCGGAGGTCTTGCGCTTCGGCCTCTTCGGTGAAGCGGTATTTTTCGCTTTCCGCTCCTCGGTTGCTGGTTGCACCTCGGGGGGGTGTGGTGTCCCGAAAAGGGAAATCTGCTCGTCGTCGCCTGAGCGGCTCATGATGGCTCCTCGCTGAATGGAAAGGAATGGGCTGCGGCTCGGTGGGTATATATTTACCCGTTTACGTGTGCGGGTAAATAGGAAAATTATTTCGTAATTAAAATCAGTTTCTTAGCTGCGCAGGAAAGGGCTATGGGGCAGGGTAAGGAAAATCAACTCGTTATCTATTCGGAGGAAGAGGAGCTCGTAAATCGCCTCACCCACGGCCTCGGAGCGGTCCTTGGTGTCGCCGGCATGGTTTTCCTGCTTTGGAGAGCTACGGCCCAGGGGGATCCCTGGCGCCTGACCAGTTGCGCCATCTACGGCTCGACCTTGGTCCTGTTTTACACGATTTCGACCCTTTACCATAGCCTGCGCAGGCCGAAGCTACGGAACCTGTTCCGCATCCTCGACCACGTGAGCATTTTCTTTCTTATCGCTGGGACCTACACCCCGTTCACCCTGATTACTCTGCGCGGGGCCTGGGGCTGGACCCTGTTCGGGATCGTCTGGGGGATGGCCCTTGTCGGTGCGGTTTTCAAGGCGTTTATGGTTCATCGTCTGCGCATGCTGGCTCCCATGTTTTACCTTGCCATGGGTTGGCTGATCGTCATTGCAATCCGTCCCCTGCTGGATGCATTGCCTTGGAACGGTTTTCTATGGCTGCTCTGCGGCGGGGTGGCCTACACCCTCGGAGTCGTCTTTTACGCCTGGCAAAAAATACCCTACAACCATGCCATCTGGCACTTTTTCGTCCTCGGCGGCAGCATCAGTCACTACCTCGCCATCTACTACTACGTCGTTCCCGTCTGAGGGGAGTGCATGCCCGAGACCCCGTGGGATCCTTGTCATCCGGGCCGGTCCAACCCGTTCTCGCAGATCGGGCAGGGGATTGCATGTCAGGGGCAGGAGGGAGGCCGGTGCTGGCGACCCTGCATCCATCCGGTGGGCATTGCACGTGTTTGGGGGGGGGGAAAGCGAACAAAATGCAATCACGAGGACGAAACGGAATCGGGAGTGAAGTTGAGAGGCTGCCGACAGGAACGATTGCGGGGTTTGGGAGGGGGGGGGGAGAGATCCGTCCTTTTGGGTGGTTTTTGGGGAATCGGTCTGGTCTAGCTCAAGGGCGGCGGCGGGGAATGGTGTCCCGGGGCTTTCTCGGTTCGCTGGGAATGCCATTTTTTAATGTATTCGCGGATGTGGTCTCCGGCCTCATTGTTGAGATGGAGAAACTTCACGGCCATTCCCGTCGGAAGATCCTTCTTCTTTCGCCAGTCTGACGGATTGACCCAGGCCACCCGGCCCTGGGAGTGGACGGGGGCCAGTTGGCCGGGGAGGGTGAATTCAAGCGACAGGGAGGTTCCGGCGGGATGGGGGGTTTCCGAGGTGATGAATATCCCTCCGCAACTCAGATCGACCGAGTGGCCGATGTCCTTCATGTGGGAATCGGATCCGTAATGGACCGGAAGGCGGATGTTGACTCGGGTCGAGTCGGCACTCGAGGCACCGAGGATGCGAAAGGCCGTGGCCAGGAAGTGCTCCCTGTTGATCGGCTTGGTCAAGAAAGCGTCGCATCCGGCCTTGCGACAGCGCTCCAGGTCGTTGGGGTCCTTGCTGTTGGTGACGATTACGATGGGGGTGAAACGCACATCGGGGTTCTCGCGCACCGTGCGGCAGGCCTCGTCGCCGTTGCCTCCCGGCATATAAAGGTCCATGAAGACCAGGTCCGGGCGGTGCTGGACGATTTTCTCCGCGGCTTCCCGGCCGCTGCCGGCCTCTAGAATGGTGAAGTTTTCCCTGCGGAAAAAGTCCTTTTCCATTTCCAGGAACAGTTTGACATCGTCAACCAAGAGTATCTTTTTTCTCATGGTGACGTCCTCCTTGAGTATGTTAAAATGCCGACCATTGTTTGATGGTTATAGGGTTCTTACGGTGGAGTTAAGGTTAACACGGTTTTTCCGGGGTGCAACCGGCATCTTTTCTTTTTGCGGAGCAGGCGGCATTTGAGGGGAGAAGGAGGCTGGATCGTTGATTTTGTCTTTACTTGAAAAGAGGCGCAGCGTTCGCAAATTCAGCTCCCGTCCGGTCGAGGGGGAGAAGACGGATAAGATCCTCCAGGCCATGCTTCGCTCTCCCTCGTCGCGGGGATTGAACCCCTGGGAGTTCGTCCTCGTCACCGAGAGGGAGCCCCTGGAGGAACTGTCGCGGGCCAAGGAGCACGGTTCGGCCTTTCTCGCCGGGGTCCCTTTGGCGATCGTGGTGTGTGCCGACCCGTAGCGTTCCGACGTCTGGACGGAGGACTGCGCTATCGTTTCGATCATGGCCCAACTCCAGGCCCAGGCCATGGGACTCGGCAGCTGCTGGGTCCAGATCCGCCAGCGGATGAAAGGTGACGGGCGGACCGCGAGAGAGCATGTTCTTCAGACCCTGGGAATCCCTTCCCGACTTGAGGTCCTCGCGATCATCGGGATCGGCTACCCTGCCGATCAGATGGAGGGCCATCCCGCGGAAAGCCTTTCTCTTGAAAAGGTCCACCGGGAGCGGTACGGACGCGTGTCCGCCGATTAGGGCAACGCACCCTTCGGCCGGGGAAATGAGATTATGGACGATTTTATCGGCCGGGTCGAGCAGGCCATGACGGATTATTTCCGCACAGATCGGCGGCGCATCGAGCACGCCCGGCAGGTGGCGGAGCATGCCCGCCGGCTTCTTGACGAGATCGCCGCCGACCGGACCGTGACACTGGCGGCTGCCTACCTGCACGATATCGGGATTCCCGCGGCTGAGCGCAAGTACGGATCGAGCGCGGGGCGCCATCAGGAGGTGGAAGGCCCCCCGGTCGCCAGCGACATCCTGAAGAAACTGGGAGCTTCCGAGGCCTTTATCGAAAAGGTCTGCGAGTTGGTCGGAAATCATCACACCCCGGAGGCCATCGATTCGCCCGAATTCCAAATTCTCTGGGATGCCGATGCCCTGGTCAATCTCGCCGAGGTCCTGCCGGGCAAGACTGCAGGGCAGGTGAACGCCGTCCTGGAAAAGAGCTTCGCAACCGATGCCGGCTTGCGCCGGGGCCGCACTGTCTATCTACGAGAGTGAAGCCGGTCTTCCGATCTCCCTGCGCACCGCAGGAAAAAATAAAAAAGTGTTATAGTCGCTGGGAACATTCTTGACACTCTCGGGAGGGTGTTGCTATATTTTCGGCCTGCTAAATCTTTTTAGTCCCGATAAAAGGGTTGGCCCGGGGTAAACCGCCGTTTTTCGCCTCCCGAACCGGTCGTGAAGACCAGGGGGACAGGGTCAGCCGTCAGGGCCGCACTTTTTATCCCGAAGACTTTGGGAACGGGTAATCTGATGACAACTGAAGAAAAAAGCCTGACTCGGGGCATGGTGCAGGTCTACACCGGCAACGGCAAGGGGAAGACAACGGCCTCTCTCGGACTGGCCTTTCGGGCATCCGGCCACGGGTTCAGGGTTTACGTCATGCAATTCATGAAGGGCAGCACGGTCTATGGCGAACTGGCCGCTGCCCGCCGCCTTGCACCGGAGTTGACCATCGAGCAGGTGGGGCGGGACACCTTCGTCTCCCGGAGCCATCCCGCCGAGGAGGACTGTCGCATGGCCAGGGAAGGGTTCGCGAGGGCGAGGAAGATGGTGGCCTCTGGCGAATTCGACCTGATCGTACTCGACGAGCTGAACTGCGCGGTCGACTTCGGCCTGGTGCCCCTCGACGGGGTCAAGGAGATGATCCAGGAAAAGGCCCCGCTTACAGAACTGGTGCTCACCGGCCGGGGCGCCCACCCCGACATCATGGAATTGGCCGACCTGGTCACGGAGATGCGGGAGGTCAAACATTACTACAATTCAGGGCAGCATGCGCGAACCGGGATCGAACACTGATATTTCGGTTTAAGAGTTCCCCTGCAACAACAAGAAATATAACTCTTTTCAGGTTTTGCCCTCGGGGCGCAAACGTATTCAAGGAGAGCCG
It encodes:
- a CDS encoding Hsp20/alpha crystallin family protein; the protein is MAVKKSILAKEGGEGSGREETRDLQDYVRPAVDIYETAEGLTLVADMPGVAKEHLNVDIDKGVLTLRGHAEGMATGEDLHREFALGTYFRQFEIPDEIDLKSVSAEFKDGVLTLSLPKALAARPRKIPILTH
- a CDS encoding hemolysin III family protein, whose translation is MGQGKENQLVIYSEEEELVNRLTHGLGAVLGVAGMVFLLWRATAQGDPWRLTSCAIYGSTLVLFYTISTLYHSLRRPKLRNLFRILDHVSIFFLIAGTYTPFTLITLRGAWGWTLFGIVWGMALVGAVFKAFMVHRLRMLAPMFYLAMGWLIVIAIRPLLDALPWNGFLWLLCGGVAYTLGVVFYAWQKIPYNHAIWHFFVLGGSISHYLAIYYYVVPV
- a CDS encoding TIGR02266 family protein; translated protein: MRKKILLVDDVKLFLEMEKDFFRRENFTILEAGSGREAAEKIVQHRPDLVFMDLYMPGGNGDEACRTVRENPDVRFTPIVIVTNSKDPNDLERCRKAGCDAFLTKPINREHFLATAFRILGASSADSTRVNIRLPVHYGSDSHMKDIGHSVDLSCGGIFITSETPHPAGTSLSLEFTLPGQLAPVHSQGRVAWVNPSDWRKKKDLPTGMAVKFLHLNNEAGDHIREYIKKWHSQRTEKAPGHHSPPPPLS
- a CDS encoding nitroreductase family protein gives rise to the protein MILSLLEKRRSVRKFSSRPVEGEKTDKILQAMLRSPSSRGLNPWEFVLVTEREPLEELSRAKEHGSAFLAGVPLAIVVCADP
- a CDS encoding nitroreductase family protein, with amino-acid sequence MVSIMAQLQAQAMGLGSCWVQIRQRMKGDGRTAREHVLQTLGIPSRLEVLAIIGIGYPADQMEGHPAESLSLEKVHRERYGRVSAD
- a CDS encoding HD domain-containing protein codes for the protein MDDFIGRVEQAMTDYFRTDRRRIEHARQVAEHARRLLDEIAADRTVTLAAAYLHDIGIPAAERKYGSSAGRHQEVEGPPVASDILKKLGASEAFIEKVCELVGNHHTPEAIDSPEFQILWDADALVNLAEVLPGKTAGQVNAVLEKSFATDAGLRRGRTVYLRE
- the cobO gene encoding cob(I)yrinic acid a,c-diamide adenosyltransferase, translated to MTTEEKSLTRGMVQVYTGNGKGKTTASLGLAFRASGHGFRVYVMQFMKGSTVYGELAAARRLAPELTIEQVGRDTFVSRSHPAEEDCRMAREGFARARKMVASGEFDLIVLDELNCAVDFGLVPLDGVKEMIQEKAPLTELVLTGRGAHPDIMELADLVTEMREVKHYYNSGQHARTGIEH